A region of Thermococcus barossii DNA encodes the following proteins:
- the cas5a gene encoding type I-A CRISPR-associated protein Cas5a: MVPLTLFLKVHIRPSGIVALRSLPQSKMRTALRYVPPTTLIGAIAYPLFHVVGNRAETAYERKTFRSKAESIIELFEWVTVKTQGKPKLYGSLLKINTVYRGKAQSAVTSFPFAVLYGEGDYSMTAVYLISEETLSKSTYNLRDVERAAWGMTRLGSRESVVSVEEVTSGKTKVRDANEATTAYAFPFKGFDVSGRGTLQSIVDWRSGIGDYSKAKRVVMFYPERTVTVRGELSVAEVNGEVIVLAP; the protein is encoded by the coding sequence GTGGTTCCCTTGACTTTATTTTTGAAGGTTCACATAAGGCCCTCGGGGATAGTGGCCCTACGCTCTCTGCCCCAGAGCAAGATGAGAACTGCCCTGCGCTATGTCCCACCCACGACGCTCATCGGTGCGATAGCATATCCGCTATTCCACGTGGTCGGCAACAGGGCCGAAACGGCCTACGAACGGAAGACCTTCAGGAGCAAAGCCGAGTCGATCATCGAGCTCTTTGAATGGGTCACCGTTAAAACCCAGGGAAAGCCGAAGCTCTACGGCTCGCTCCTGAAGATCAACACCGTCTACCGCGGAAAGGCACAGAGCGCCGTCACGTCATTTCCCTTTGCAGTTCTCTATGGGGAGGGGGACTATTCCATGACAGCGGTCTACCTCATCAGCGAGGAGACCCTTTCGAAGAGCACCTACAACCTCAGGGACGTGGAAAGGGCGGCCTGGGGGATGACGAGACTCGGCTCAAGAGAATCGGTGGTCAGCGTTGAGGAAGTAACGAGCGGAAAAACCAAGGTCAGGGACGCCAATGAAGCAACGACCGCCTATGCATTCCCATTCAAGGGCTTCGATGTGAGTGGCAGGGGAACCCTTCAGTCCATCGTGGACTGGCGCTCGGGAATAGGGGACTACTCAAAGGCTAAGCGCGTCGTGATGTTCTACCCAGAAAGAACCGTCACCGTCAGGGGAGAGCTTAGCGTCGCAGAAGTCAATGGGGAGGTGATCGTCCTTGCTCCTTGA